The DNA window TTTCTAAAATTATGATGAATATTATAGTCTTTagcataacaaaatatataattataaatatctctTGTTATAGAAATAACTTGTCTTTTCCCATTACAAATAATgtcataattttaaatttagtttaaaaCCATGAGTTTTGAATTTTTGACCACTTATTACTCTCTCTATTTGGAGATCTCATCAAGCAAATTAAGTTGGTCTTATCTCATTTTATCAATGTTCCAATCTCTCATGTTAAGTGCTCTGCTAACATTTTTGCTCACAAGCCTGCAAGATTGGCTTTGAGGTTAGATAAAGTTTCAATTTAAATCAGATGACCCTTGTATTCTTGCTGCTCTTCTCTTTCCTTAAAAGCAttctttgtttaaaaaaaaacaccaaGTCACCACATTTAACATTGAGTGACCAAAATCATATTTATACAGAGCCCCAAAATGTTATTTgattatatttagttatttgAGTCAATTTGAGTCTAATTAGTCAAATTTTGAGggaaaaaaagagaagagagttttgtttttcaattaatattttttgcttGGTATTTCTTCTTTGACACATCAATAGTTTTGGACAGAACATAAACATATGAGATATTTCAATAGTTAAAGTTTTAAGGAGATATTAGGTTGcattaatattgaaaaatatcttcagatatttgtatgatattttttcatatatatatatatatattgagcaGATATTTTGACTAAATTGGTATATTCTGTTTGATTGGTTGATTTGGAAACTGAAACAATGTGTGATGATACAATACATGAGCTTAGCTTAGgtgtttttgtatttgtggtACTGAAATTGCCAAGAACCACCAACTTTGCACACACACACACCAATGAACTCTTTACTATTATAGTATTATTGTCTTCTTAGCCAATTTTCTTTCTTAAAACTGcaacaatataaataatgaagatCTCTTTGAAAAGGACACATACTTTATGTTTTTTGTCCAATATCTAAGTGTACGTATTTATAATGTTTAGTAACACATGTTATACTTTTTTAGCAAATACAAACTATACATTGATAATGATAATATATGGTGtacttataataatttttatatcaaatttatagtttgatacctataaattGTAAGTATAAAGAGTTGTCTTGCTAGTCAAATTTGGCCTAGCATCCTTTGAGGATCTTTGAATTTGGCTTGGTTTAAACAAACCAAGAAGTCTTATAGCACAAGCAGGTGTCGTTTATGATATTTAGCTGAAccaaaatttatgtattttaagaaaaaatatttgaCATCGAATTGTTTAGGTAGTAGCATTAAAGAAAgcctaaaagttagactaaagCTTGTAAAAGAGAAAAAGTTGTCTAATCTTGATAGAACTATACTTAAAAAAGTAAAAGAGTTGTAGTGTATTAGCAGAATTCACGCTTTACCCCTTTATTTGTAATTGACTcagtttgattaataaaaatttatttcttgaaaaaaaaaataataatttgatcatGGCATTACACTTAATACTGTAAGAAAATAAGCTAGGCTACCAAGGataatttaattaagattttatatatgttattacaaaataaatagtgTCATAATTAAACTTCAGTTCAATAACAAAAAGGGAGAGAGGCTTAAGTGTTCATCAATAAATAAAAGTGTTAGATCATCAGATTAACACAAAACATAATTCCCTTGAAGATAGCTCTTTCCCAAACCATAACATCACATTTGATTTTAATCCAATCCGTCAAGAGAGCAGTCCTTAATCCGCAACAAAAGATGCAGGGCCTCAATTGATCTTTTAGAAAATGAGAAGTAACAAATAACATAAGGCATTACTCtacaattattaaaatttatgctCGATCTGCTAAACATAACATAATGTTTCTTccactaataaaaataaaaagttttgaCAATAACCCCATTATTAGTTAATTATGTTCttaactattaatttttttttactgtacAAAGTTATTCCATATACaaattttttatgtaataagAGAGAACATAgataaaatataaacaattgtcttcataaaaagaaaattgttaATTTTCCAAAGttacataaattaaaattagtctTTGTAGTTTGTAGTTTATACCACCAAAGTGAAAAAGTTCATTAGTGTTTGAATAGAACATACTGTGATTGAGCAATAAACAGTTTTCACACATTACCTGAAATGAGTTTCATGAGAGAGAGACAGGAAAAGCAGATCCAATATTGTTGCCAAGGCGATAGCATTTGATATTAACTGAGTATGGACCCAACTGTACGTGGTTGTCCTCTCCACCAACAAAGAAACATAAGCTATACAATGCAATTTCAAATTCTGGGCTTACTCCAACCAAAGTGCTTGACACAGCTTTCAGGATACCATTCCACTCGAACTGGATTGTCAGTAATTGGGTTTCACTGTCTGGCtgcaaaaacattaaacaatACAATCATCAATTATcattcttctttcttttcttaaaatgataaaagtaaaaaaaaaacaacttacaGTTTCACCACGTCGTCGAGGGAAGATATAGCCTTGATAGTCAACCCTTCCCTTAGCTTCTTCAAGGTAAAACTGGCAAGAAAAGTAACATAAATCACAAGCTCTTAAGACTTATTCACTTAGATGTATGTATAATACATTTTGATGATGATATTTTTCCTTTCATATTCACCAAATAAAAATTCCAAAGCTTAAAACAAAAcgaaatataaatttaatggaAGAAAAATGTATGTACTGTATGaggataattttttagaaaaaatctttAAGAGTAGAATGACACTGAAGTTACACTGAGCGATCATTATAGTCTGACATTGTAAATTGAATGTGATTATTATGCCAAATTTTacacttttatgttgttttagttTGGCAAATTTCTCACAACACTATGCCAACAAGTTAATGAATTGCTATAGACTCAGCCTAGAAGCATTCTGTTTTTGAGTAATTTGCAATGAGGAGTTCATGCCCCTTAAATTAATACAAGTTGAAATATGCATACCTGAAGCCAATTATGAAAGCCAGAAATCTCGTGTTCACCACGTTGCTTAACTTCTCCAACAAAAACATGTTCGAAAGCAGAAGAGGAGCCAGATGTACCACATCGGCCATAGAGATCGAACCAAAGACTTGTCATTAATTGTTTGAACTCTTGAAGGTTTCGAGACACAATTCCTTTGGATGAAAGGTACTTGTGTAGATATCTAATCGGGGCAGTTCTGCTGATTTCTTCTATGAAAGCAGCTTGCTCTTGTCTCTCTTCTGAAGTGACAACTTCTTTGATTCCTGCATTAGGATTGTAGTTATCTAGAAGAGAACAAAATCGAGAAAATGTAGGCTTCCTGAATACATCTTCACTCAGCCAGTTGAATAAGCTTCCTCCAGCCATATCTTCCCTTTGGTGAACTTTCTTTCCCTCACCACAATCAATTTCGTAATCCTTGCAAGGTACCAAACGGTTTAAGTCAAGTTCCCACAGTTTGTTGCACGCTTGAGATAGATCGGCCAGCTCTTCTTCTGTTGGTTCAATGTTAGAACCGATTTCAACTTCATCAGTGTATTCTTGCTCACTTGCAGGCCTTTTATATCCTTGCCAATTGTCCTTCTGAATCTGTTCAAGTATCGATTTCAGTGTTTCAATACAGTAACAGTAACAAAATCTCTAAAGCACAAAAAGCTCTAAGAAAACAATACATATGTGAAAATGATTACAGAAAGTGGATTACAACAGAAGTGAATTACAAACTACAGAACAGTCTTAACAGATTTATAACAgaaaactcaactaacatgatACATAACTACTTCTAAAAAAACTCTACTAGCACATACTGTCTTCAAAGTCCATAAGCACTTGGCTAAGAGTTTAATATATTGTCAAAATGGTGATTCTGAAAAGATCTAGGTAACTTGAGAAAAAGGCTAATATTTACTCTAGAAAATCATTCTGATAAAGCATGGACAAGGGTAAATTTATATGatgttataatattaaaattgccACTTTTACTTTGCTGGCAACATTAAGATGTTGTTAAGATTATAATGCAAAATGACTATTAAATGGTTAGTCTCAGTACTCCCACATGGGTTACAAGCTGCAATAGCAGCACATTAATGACTTATAAAGCTCTAGGCCTTTGACCAGACAATTCATACCTTTCTCGGCCTTTTGGctaagatcaagtgtagtatctgTTCTTATCAGTTTAATATCTGATATGTGAGCCAATGGCTCACacgatattaaattaattttttaaggggAAGAGTCCACCATATTAGCTTGCTAATGGGGCTCTTAAGTGTCGCCTATGTTTTGCACTACTGCATAGGCTTGGTGCACCCCTCCaacttagtttaatttttttacctcTATTTAGTGGTCTTGTATCTCTTCTTACAGAATGTTTAATATTTTGTACTCAATACACTTCATTAATTCCATATTCTAATCCAATAATTTGATTTAATTGAAGTCCATGGGCTAAGAAGCTATTTGTACAGAATTCTAATATGGTAGGTACTATGCTCATTACAAACAAAACAGCTATAAAATTCTTCTTGTTTGAgggatagtttttttttattattctttctttctttcatttttcaGTAATCATCAAGCTTCAAGAAATTTTCGGCTTTCAAAATGATGTTAAATATATCATCAAGTTTTGTTTTTATAACTCAGACTAACATCTACTCAACTAGCAAATCTTTGGTAAgaagacaattaatttcataatgGTATGCAATGCTAGAAGAAAGCAAGCATACCTTGTGTTGTTGTCTTTGGGGTTTTTTGCCAACAGTCTCCCAACCATCATTATTGCTttcctcatcatcatcatcctaAATGAAAACAATTGAGAGAATAAAGAAAATGAAAGATATTTCATGTTGTTTTCCACCAAACTAATAACACATATTCAGGATGATCAAACAAACCTTTCTACTCCGACGGCTTTCCTGATGTCTTTCTTCACCAGCTTCATACTGCCCATATGTGGCCTAAATTTCAGAAgatcaacaataaaataatgTCTAATGATTGAGACAATGCAGAAGTCAAGCCATCATTCCAGTAAACCATTCATAAAGACAATTAAATTCTGAGGTGTCTCTAACTCTAATAATTTGTTttctcaaaaattaaaaaacataattgcaaaaatatagtttaaattcTTGTTGATTTCCATATTTTAAGTTTCTAAAAAATAGATCCATTTTAGTTCCTTGTTCTAAATTATCTACACatctaagaaaaagaaaaatttgaattctatgaaaatgGAACTAACCTTCTGGGTTCTCCTTGGAGGTCTTGAATCCACATTAGGCCAATCTTCTTGCCTATGATCACTCATACCCTGCAAAAACCACATTTTCAATTCAAATTTCagattcaaaaaaattaaaatctgaTCCAATcccatccaatccaatacaatGAATTCAAACCTCATCTGGATTCGACTGTTTACGACCATATCCATGAGAACGACGATCACAGCCTCGTTCATCTCCATCCTGATCGCCAGACACAACCTGAAataaccagaaaaaaaaaaacaatgaggACAAGAAAAACCCAGAAATTACAACACGCCAAGAGGAAAAGAGTTTGGTGAACCTCAGCCCAACTGGATCTGGACCGTTCATCTCTGGAGTCATCGTCGTCTCCGTGGCCGAGAACTACGTCCGCCAAGCCCCTGATCAGACCGTCCATCTTTGTCTACTGTGTTCTGgttgtagagagagaaagaagagagagagagagagagagagagtgaagatgtatgaattattattaaagtGAAGAAAGGTAGTTGAATAAGGAAGGGTGGAAGCTATGGCGGGTAATGGCAATTTGGTAATTATCATAAGGAGTGCCGACAAATTTGGACGACACATGTGTGGACACCTGTGACAACAACGTAGTAAGAGTTGACTATGTGTCCGACGTGGCAATCACTATCTAATCACACAcactctttctcttcttttttttctaaAGGGAGCAAATCTCAATTGTTAAtactaaatttattattattattagtattaaaaaaatctataattaattttctttccaTTCTTTCTCATTGTGTgttggaaaattttatttaacaagGGAAAGTAATCAATTGATTTTCAAGCTAGGATTTTCctaatttttgtttaaaatatattttttcagaaGCTATTTTTAAAAgacatattgatttattttttttttggcatggATTATTGCCTTTGTACAGTTTTATCCTTTCAATTTTTTGAGTTACAAAAATTTCTCACAAACTATAGCAAACATTGAAAATGTGTCCCTACTGCATAATAAGGCTTGTAGTGCAGATacagagttttatttttatttttattgttttggaGGATGGAAGGAGATGTAGAGCTCATTTTGTAAGAGTCGAAAAGGAAAACTTATCAGAGTTAGTCACATATTGTTAATGTTCGGAAATAAAATACCATATTTAAGATGAATAGAGTACTCCTCTCActatcaattaattttgagatagaatttcatttaccttttccCAAAttcatattaatataatttagtaGAATGTACTAATTATTATCTCTATCATTGGTTACAGCAATCTCCTTTAGTACTGTCCATAGCTACAACTGGAATGTACACATTTCTATCTTCTTCAGGGTAACTCCACCATGAAAATCTTACACCTTAGAATGGAACCTTTTAACTTGGAGCGCGATATGGAGTCGTGTTCGTCGGTTTGGATTTGGATTGCAGTTAACTTGGGTGGCAATCTTCTCAGTCTTCTTCTCATTGCCTGTGGCCTTCTCAATCAATTACCATAAGCACACAACTATAGAGACAGCAATACCTCAAAGCATAGTATCATCACATGCAGTAGTTTtagcattttcttttttatgttcTTCACTTAAGATGTAAAATTTATTAGCCACTATCATCATTATATAGGTAATTAATTTATAGATAAACAAATCACTCTGATAAACCATGgagtttataaaattaaaattaaaattgccACTTTCACTTGAAATATGTAGATATGACTCCCACATGGATTTCAAGCTACAATAGCAACTCATTAATGACTTATAAAACTCTAAGCCTTTGACTAGACAAATCATACCTTTCTCGGCCTTTTGGctaagatcaagtgtagtatctgTTCTTATCAGTTTAATATCTGATATGTGAGCCAATGGCTCACacgatattaaattaattttttaaggggAAGAGTCCACCACATTAGCTTGCTATTGGGACTCTTAAGTGTTGCCTATGTTTTGCACTACTGCATGGGCTTGGCGCACCCCTCCAACTTTAGTTTAAACTTTTACCTTGGTAAGTTTGTTTTTCTTTGGTATACCAGAAAAGTGATTACATTTTTTGGTGTTCTTGTTTCTCTTTTTAAAGATTTTGTCTTAATTCCACATTGATATGAACTTGAATAGGCTGGCAAGCTCATTTGTACATAATTCTAAGTTCATATAGAATCTATTTGTGCATTCTAGTTTGAGAATCTACTTGTAATAGTGTTATTACAACTCAATGTAAAGCACAAACCAATTTATCATAGAAAAAGTTTGTAGAGCAGCATATAcagagtgttttttttttcttaagggAATAATATACAGAGTTGGTGAGTACTTATAGCATTTCTGGTCTTGTAAGAGTCAAAACAGTTTGGCTCCAAAAGTGTAGAAATAGAAAGCAGAatcctttgaaaaaaaaagagagagagaatgaaagCTTATTAAAGTTTAACCTCTTTATAAAGGGATGAGTTCGAACCCAAGTCCCCTAAATTATTAGAAATATGGAATAACACTGTgctacactagaaaaaaaaaagtttaatctCTTTACGAATAATGAATGGTGATAACGTAATTTAGAAGCTAGGATGTACTAATTATCATCTTTGTTTTCGGTTGCAGTCTCTTGAAAGCCTATAGTGGCATTTAGCACTCCTCTTAAAGTAATATTGTCCATAGCTACAATTGGACTGCATTACTTATGCTTTATCTACCTTTTGTAGGGCAACTCTCTAGCTTAAAAATCCTTTGCAATGTGACCTTTTAACAGGGTTGTCTTTAGCTTTTATGGGATCTAtggcaaaatttaaaaaatgagcCTTTTTTTCTAGCAAAAGAAATTTTGGGGGGCCTTATGGACTATGTTTAAAAAAGATCTTAAAAGAGAAAGAGACGGGGAGGCCTCTGGGATGAGGGGTCTTGGGCAAGGGCAACGACCCCGACCACCCTACCCTAAAGACGGTCCTGCCTTTTAACTTGGAGTGATATGGAGTCCTCATTGGTTGGAATGCAAttactgttaggttttatgccctaaataaaactctttacaatctgattagttatcaatataagaaatttgaagtgattgacgtttgcatgaatttgacatgctaatggtttaatatgtttattatgtttacacacagaatcagttaaatccagatcatatgtttattcacaattacagtatcgtcaacacagtggaatgtgattgtgatcatatgaatcaaaagacttggtccctgtttcatcagtgttattggatttacactaatgtgataatcagcgatgatgtatacttacacttggagtaagtgttatgttctttccaggacattagtaaagtatactagtttcgaatgtatggagtatacattggactggaccgatattgcaactaagttaagatattacaaacttaccgttatacatatctttccaagtcaatatcagtagttgatcttaagattaaaagaatctaaatcctgatatgcttaggctcaactcaggagtgctattcatgttctttgatttattagttaagcctacttttaggtcagggtgatacgtatattttgggaacatgatagtatgattgagtgggagtgctgaacataaatatggaatctatagcttttactggtgtatagaagtcaagtg is part of the Cannabis sativa cultivar Pink pepper isolate KNU-18-1 chromosome 5, ASM2916894v1, whole genome shotgun sequence genome and encodes:
- the LOC115716104 gene encoding uncharacterized protein LOC115716104; this translates as MDGLIRGLADVVLGHGDDDDSRDERSRSSWAEVVSGDQDGDERGCDRRSHGYGRKQSNPDEGMSDHRQEDWPNVDSRPPRRTQKATYGQYEAGEERHQESRRSRKDDDDEESNNDGWETVGKKPQRQQHKIQKDNWQGYKRPASEQEYTDEVEIGSNIEPTEEELADLSQACNKLWELDLNRLVPCKDYEIDCGEGKKVHQREDMAGGSLFNWLSEDVFRKPTFSRFCSLLDNYNPNAGIKEVVTSEERQEQAAFIEEISRTAPIRYLHKYLSSKGIVSRNLQEFKQLMTSLWFDLYGRCGTSGSSSAFEHVFVGEVKQRGEHEISGFHNWLQFYLEEAKGRVDYQGYIFPRRRGETPDSETQLLTIQFEWNGILKAVSSTLVGVSPEFEIALYSLCFFVGGEDNHVQLGPYSVNIKCYRLGNNIGSAFPVSLS